GCCACGGGTCACGTTAAGAAGCTGAAATATGACGACACACGACACCTCGAGAAACCGGCACGCCACGGGTCACGTTAAGAAGCTGAAATATGACGACACACGACACCTCGAGAAACCGGGACGCCACGGGTCACGTTAAGAAGCTGAAATATGACGACACACGACACCTCGAGAAACCGGGACGCCACGGGTCACGTTAAGAAGCTGAAATATGACGACACACGACACCTCGAGAAACCGGGACGCCACGGGTCACGTTAAGAAGCTGAAATATGACAGCGATAATCGATCCTCCGCTGCGGCGAATAACGGAAGAACCAGTAAACGGGACCTCCATCAGTTAATCCTGTTCGGTCACGAGAGGAATGACAAACATGTTGTCCAGAGAATTCACCCAaagctagccccccccccccgcatctcCATCGGCATCCCAGAATCCGGTCAGGATCAGCATCCCAGAATCTGATCAGGCTGACGTGATGCGAAATGAAATGTACACAAATGTCAGTTTAGCTCAGATGGAAAAATCATTGCTTTTACGTCACACGGCCGCGTAATTCCGGATTCAAACCATGTTAGCGCAAAAAAACTATGATTAAAATGCACGTTTTTAAACCACCGGTGAAGAAGACTGGAGCAAAACATGTTAAATTCTGCCTCCGGCGGGTGAACACCGACATTAGTTTGTCGTGTAAACGGCCGACGGCTCGGTGTTTATCCGATAGTTTTCCGCCTGGtcggagtggagtggagtgggaGATGAATCCACGCAGAATACCAAGTTCAAGCCCGGAGCGTGCCCGTCCGCCTCCGCGGGGCGATCACGAATACGaaatgctaaagctaacaaGCGGCTAACTCATCCAGCTAACGTATgctaatatataaataaataaaaaaaacatttaaaaacgaaGAGCGGTAATTACGACGCAGTTCCGAAGACGAAACGTGtataacaaattaaaacaatataCCCCGACACGGGCTCGTTGCTGTTGTTACTACCCCCTGGGTGGGTAAAGGCTTTAGCTTTGAACCCGCTAGCTTCCTCTGGGAGCTAGCTTAGCTGTTCGACCAGgctgctaacgctagctagctagctagctggctacCAACCGACAGAAGCGGCGTCGTGCGCCGCATCACCACCTTTCTCATTTCCCTCGGTGAAAATCGACGCCAGTCGGGATTCCCGGTCcgcctttttttttggaagaagTCGCCGCGGCAGGTGCCGTCATGTCCGCaccgtcgttgttgttgttaacCCGCCCCGGGTCGGTGGAAGCCGTTCGCCGTCACTTCATCAGCCGCACAGCGTGAACATCTCCGCGGACGGCGGGAGGATGTTGAATGAGCGGCCGCTCTGAGGGACTGCAGCGACGGACTGACcgagctgccgccgccgccgccgctccagCGCCAGCCCCGAAATAAGGGCTCGGATGACAATTTGTCGATGCAAAATTAACAAATTATAACACACGGAAAAATGTCCCACATACTCCCACCTGATTTACaatttattaaatgtattagTAATTTACAACACGAGAATGCATCACGGAAAATCACGTTTAAATCGATATTCCATTATTTACTGGTGATCCGCGCACTATTTCAGCAGTTACTTCTTTTGCTATGATGCGGTTTCAATTGAAGTGACGTCATCGCGGGGACGTCGCCTGCCAGAACGTGTGCTTTGTGCTGATGATGCAATGAATGACGTCACGTTATgataattaaaaaattaaatgcatacGGATAATATAGTAAACACAAAAGTTATTCTGACGTCATTAATTCCCTGCTACAAAATTAACCCTGCATTACACTGCATTATAACAGATGTTATTACCGGTCTATGTTATTACATTAtaatatgtttgttttggacCTTAAAACCGGTCCTGGGTTCGCAAAACATAAAGGTGCTGTAAATGTCCGGCAGCATTCAAACCACAGTTCTATTGCTTTTTATTATAAAGTTATTAATAATGAAATTGTGGAAATGTGTCCACCCAGTTTGGAAAGTTCCAGAAATCGTTCTCCTTCTTCAGTTTGACCTCCTTGTGAGCGGCGACCTCCGCCTCACAAGTCGGTAAACTAGGGGCCCGTGGGTCGATAGAGGTGCTGCTCTCTGCTCTTGGAGGCTTTGAAACCTTCGGATCCGTTTACGGGACCGGTAACTACGTTAGAGTCACGACTTCTTTGTCCAGAATCAGGCTGCACAGCGTTCAGCCTGGAAGTCGGTCGGCCTCTGCTGATCAGGCAGCCATaaagagagagcgcagacctcccccaagcagctcgttcccgtccaaactggatctacaccgtccacacggtgatctggatcagaaccaaaaggttctactttgactttttattgttggtgtttaaagataccaagaacaaagtgaatcagagtattTTTTAACAagtttttgaatccataaattgagttttaatgttaaaatgtaatattttttctgacctcattctggatcagatccagaagacatttttcatgatagtttttatcggacccctttatgactgtgatatttggtgagtaaattgaatgcatattttacaacatattataaaaaatgttaagcctccattataattaaatgggaaaatccatatttatttgtatcgcaacagtatccgcaatccggatccaatctggatgaaatccGGTGttaagatagaggcccccactcTGCAGGAGTCcgtcaaatttaaaaaaaacatcggtcaataatcaaccgagatattgaggaacaaattttaaaAGCTCCATCAGTGTTAgcaaaaaaatgtcaaactgatccagaatccagaatctcttctggatcaccaagcGCCAACATTTAACCGgctgctcctggtaacattcccaacatttcctgaacatttcatcgaGATCCACCTGtagctttttgagttatctcgctcAGACAGAgaaaccaacgccggcgaaaaccgaacctccttggtggagggtCCACAAACACATCGACACCCTCCATCATCTTTCACCCAACACCTGATGGAGATAACCCCGCCCCTCTGGAGCCATTTGAGTTCCCAGTCTGCTCTCAGGGAACAATCAGCGTTTGATTAATCCGCGTCACCGCCGATGCAACTTTTCCTGTGATGACATTCATCAAGCGTTCGTATTAGGAGAGTCGATCTTCATCAGCTGGAGACGTGTCACGGCCTAATGCAGTATTCATCAAGGAGCCTCTCGGCCCAGGCGAAGATGGATTCGGAGGAGTCGGGTGATGAACGATTTGTAGGAACAAGCGTGGAAAAATGAACGTCACAGGCGGAAGGGTGTTCTCATTAGTCGCGGAGAAGCGGCAGACATTTATGATGGAAGTCTTTGGTGGATAGAAGACcagacacggggacacggggacacggagACATGGGGCCccgtgctgctgcagaaaggGGAGCGCTCTGTGCCAGGGTGCACGAAACAAGCGCTCCTCTGCCACCTGGTGGGATGGAGAGGAgcgtaaaataaatcaaaaaatatatatatttatatatatatagcaggaAATGTCCTCGCCTGCAGATACAAATAAAAGTCTTTATCAAAATTGAGTTAATATTTGTGATCGCTGATTTAttcattaatattgatacattttaGATTTCATAGATCTTTCAAGTCGACtactttttgcatttattttcttacatAAATAAGAGTTTATTAAAGTTCAATAGTCATCTAATCCACACTTGTTATAATCGGCGGCTCCAAATGGGACAAAGGGAATCAAACACAAAGGTCATCCTGAACGGGATTAAAAATTCCAGTTCAAGCAGAAAAAGGTACGGATTCAGATTAATCAATAAGGCACCACGAGGATCATCACTGTTCGATAGCTGCAGTAAGACTAAAGATATAGCAATCAATAATTAACTCGCTAAATGTCGTATGAACCGATAACCTGAAGTACCGGATAGTAATAACAGACATTAACTGCATATTCTTATTTACTGTTCAGTGTAAATACATGTCAAGAAAAAGGCGCTTACAGATCAATAAGATTGATCACATCTTCCAATATCACAATTGAGGCACCAAGTGAAGGTTTTAATAGATAcaaaatgtttgtatttaataatCTGCAAACATGTTTGGACAATATTTTCCATCTTTCCGTGGCAGTGATACAGCGAATATACGTACGCCTGTAATTAACACCTGTTAATAACAACTTTtatgttaataacacctgttatTAACACCTGAACCCATCATGAGTGGATGGCTTCAAGGAAAGGAGTGAATGCCTCCTTCTTTTCCGAGTATCCGGCGCTCCGGGGATGGTTCAGTCCTGATCCTCCCCTATTCCTTTCATTGAGTTTGGAACATTCTAATTGATTGGGTAGCAAATGATGTCATCGTCATTGGACACGCCCCTCTGAAGCGTATCGACCTGCCAACATTTAGCAGCCGTTTAAACCGTTCCAGATGATTTAACCAATAATGATAAATTtggtttttaaaaagaaaacactttggCGAATTTTTGCAATTAAAAGGAAATTGTGATCAATAAAGATCAATTTCGTGAAAAGTTACTTGTAAATATGCCAAATGTTTCTCTGCGAAGCTCCGCCTTAGACAAACGTAAAAAAGATGGCGTCTTCCTTTGCAAACAGAGTCGCCGACCTGCCTCGGACACATCGCCGTTAGCATCTGAGCTAACTTTAGCTGCTCCGGCCCTCAGAGCTCCACGGTTCTCAGGCGGCCGCCAGGGGAAACCGCCGCCAACACGCTCGCTGGCAAACACTCCGACCGCTCCACGGTGCTCCCGCAACACGACCAGTGACGCTTCCCAGGATGACCTTTGTGGCTGTGACCACAACCTTTAAACCctcctgcagacagacggacagatcaGGATCGACTCCGGCGTTCCGAGGCGTAAACGAGACAACGTTTCAGTTCGTACAACACGGAAGATAGAATCATCTCAACGCTCTCCTCCGGGTACCTGGCATCGTTCCTGGGCAGCCGCAGCGCGCCTCCTTGGCTCCTCCGCTggagcagaaggagcagcagTGAAATGTCCCGGCGTGACGCCTCAGCTTCCTCCTCACGCTCAGAAGGAACGGCGACCCCTGCAGGAGAGTCACCCCAGAACGACACAACGAGAACGCCTCATGTAGAAACAGCGGGCCGGAACGCAAAGACGCTCGTGTTTGGTCAAACGTCTTGATGGCGTCCACAAATGTTGCGTTTCTATTGCAttctatttgttttgtgtgtattaAATATTTCGCCTTGTACCTTGACATGCTGGGCTTTGACGCACGCCCACACCGAGTAGGCCCCCGGCTCCTGGGGCGTGTAGGACACGCTGTAGGATCCGTCGCCGTTGTCGACCACCGACGTCTCCACCGTGCTGAAGGAACATAGACGGAAGATAAAAGGACTGAAATCATTATTAGCATTTGTTTGTGCTCCTGTTGCCACGGCAACCAGTGCAGGGGGGGGATTGTAAGGGAAACTGCACTATGCTGATGATGCTGCGTTATACATCACACCTCTCCCACATCACTGGAATCACACACTTGCTCGCCATCGTCCTTGCGTTCGACGTAAATTGACGGGCTCGATGTTTTACGAAGGACTTCTGACCCTCACCAGCTTTTCCTCTCCTGATGGATGACGCTGACCGAGATGTGCTCCCCGCCGCCGGTCACCTGCTCCCCGGCCGAGTCTCGGCACACCAGGGTGAAGTGAGCCTGCTGACCCTCCCTGGCCTCCTGGAGACCTGAGACCAGAGGTTAGAGGTCACAATCCATCACTGGAGCAACACCTGAAGGCAGGTGCTAATGTGGTCTCCACCGGTCTCGTGGAGGGATTACCTTCCCCTTCTACGGTGCACTTGTTGAGGTCCACTGCCTTGGAGTTGATTACTCCCACGACGGGGTAGCCCCCCACCTCCCCCGCCGGCTCCCTGGGCATGAAGCCGATGCAGCTGCCGTCGCCGAGGGCAACCGCCGCCGGGTGGGGGTCGTAGCCGCCCTCCGCCAGGCTGGCCAGCCTCCTCAGGGTCACGCCTTTGGCGCTGAGGATCTCGGCGTCGGAGCCGCAGGTGAGGAGCCTCTCCGCGAAAGCCACGCCGCCGTGGACGTCCAGCAGGGCCTGGTGCAGCTGCGCCCCCTGGAGGTGGAGCTGGTTCCTTGCGTCAACGCAGATCAACAGTTTCAGAGATAGCGACTGAAACGCCCGCGGCGCTTTTTATCGCTGCGTCGCACCTGCGCTGGACCCGGAGCTCCTCCAGGTGGCGGAGAAGAGACAGGCAGTGGGATTGCACGGCGCTAGCGTAGCCTAGCGCAAACGCTCGCACCTCATCCGCTGTTGCATCCGCCTGCGCCTGCAAAGCCTCCTGGGAAAGTTGCACCTtcacacgagagagagagagagagagagagagcctgacGTTGGTCAACGTTCACCGTTTAAAGCCGTGTTTCTTTCCCGCACCTTCTCCAGGCAGCGCTCCAGCCGCTCCAGGCGGGGCCGCAGACACCCGGACACCTGCTCTCGGATGCGGTCTCCATGGCGACGCACAGCGTCACCGGCGGAGCAGCAGCGGTGGTCGCGGTGAAGCGTGGCGGCGCACTCCAGGCACACGGGAAGGTCGCAGGGCTGACAGAAGAGGCGCAGCTCCTGGCCGGGGTGGAGCGAGCAGAGGACGGGGCGGGACAGCCGGCCGCTGGACCGCAGCTCGTCCAGAGGCTGAACGGAGTGGGACGCCGTCCGCTTCTGTCGCCTGGAGACAAGGACACGGGAGCAGATCTCACCCGAGCAGAACGACACGGATCGGTTTTAGACGGCTCACAATGATCTCAGCCGATTTAAAAGACCAGGAAtgctcctcctcatggaccggAGGCGGAACGACATCTGGATCGAGAGGACGGAGGCCGAACGACATCTGGATCGAGAGGACGGAGGCGGAACAACATCTGGATCGAGAGGACGGAGGCGAAACGACATCTGGATCAGGAGGACGGAGGCCGAACAACATCTGGATCTAGAGGACGGAGGCGGAATAACACCTGGATCGAGAGGACGGAGGCCGAACGACATCTGGATCGAGAGGACGGAGGCGGAACAACATCTGGATCTACAGGACGGAGGCGGAACAACATCTGGATCAAGAGGACGGGGGCGGAATAACATCTGGATCGAGAGGACGGAGGCGGAACGACATCTGGATCTAGAGGACGGAGGCCGAACAACATCTGGATCTAGAGGACGGAGGCGGAACAACATCTGGATCTAGAGGACAAAGGCGGAACGACATCTGGATCGAGAGGACGGAGGCGGAACAACATCTGGATCGAGAGGACGGAGGCCCCTAAAACCTCACCCCCCAACCCTGCAGGCTGGGTTCATCCCTGGCCGGGTTGCCGGGTTACCAGGTTGCCAGGTTACCAGGTTACCTTACCTGTGCGCCTGGCAGCAGAACTCGCACAGGTTCACGCAGCAGACCTCGCAGCGGCTCTCCGCGCCCCCCTCCCCGCACAGGTCGCATCCCAGCGGGCCGCCCGTCACCAGGGTCTCCAAGAAGACTTCATCCAGCGCCAGGTGGTCGGTGGTCAGCCCCCCCGGTCCCAGCGGAGGGATATCCACCTCGGAGTCGCATTCGGGGCAGAGCACGGTGACGGCGCGCGCCGGCgcgtcctccgcctcctcctcctcctcccggttCCCCCCCGCGGGGCGCGCAGCCGCAGAGACGGACTCCAGCTGGCCGATGCAGTCCGAGCAGAAGGTGTGCAGGCACGGGAGGAGTTTCGGGTCCCGGTACCGGCGGTGACACGCGGCGCACACCGCCCGCGGGTTCGGGATCCCCGCGTCCTCGTTCCGCTCACACCGAGACATGACGCGCGGCGCGTTTCGGTCACTTCTTCTTCCAAAGACGAAGAAAGTCCACAAAAACCTGCCGAAAGTAACAAGCGCGAGCCTCCGCCCGGTGTCCCGGAGGACGGCCGTTAACGTCAGAGTAAACCGGGACCCGGAAATACGTTAGTTCCGCCGAGCTGATTAAAATTCCACCGGAAAGTTTTCCCTGGGAGAAGTAGGTTGCGTTCAGGCTCCGTGGGAAATTTGACACCTCACTCAGGCGTCTGACCAATAGGAAGCCCCTCAGACTCTTAAGGGGCGGTCTCACCGGGACCCATTCACGTTTTGAGTGATAACCTGTTCCGGTTATCGTGGAAACACTTCCGGTTTTTATTTACAACAAACAATTAATTTAACCTTTGATCGATCCAAgatggttttatttattataatcaACCGTTTCTAAAAGTTtcctttcagtgttttttttgggggggggtttaaattcaaaaaacaaatctacatttttgagaattaaaaaaaaagatttatggGGAGTTGATTTAAATCTGAGTTACGTGATGTGGATTATGGGTCTCTTTCATTAAATTTAAACACAACACgtaaaatattataatatagACAACTCATGTTCCACCACCCGGTGTAAATAGACCAGAATCCAG
This region of Brachionichthys hirsutus isolate HB-005 chromosome 12, CSIRO-AGI_Bhir_v1, whole genome shotgun sequence genomic DNA includes:
- the trim45 gene encoding E3 ubiquitin-protein ligase TRIM45; protein product: MSRCERNEDAGIPNPRAVCAACHRRYRDPKLLPCLHTFCSDCIGQLESVSAAARPAGGNREEEEEAEDAPARAVTVLCPECDSEVDIPPLGPGGLTTDHLALDEVFLETLVTGGPLGCDLCGEGGAESRCEVCCVNLCEFCCQAHRRQKRTASHSVQPLDELRSSGRLSRPVLCSLHPGQELRLFCQPCDLPVCLECAATLHRDHRCCSAGDAVRRHGDRIREQVSGCLRPRLERLERCLEKVQLSQEALQAQADATADEVRAFALGYASAVQSHCLSLLRHLEELRVQRRNQLHLQGAQLHQALLDVHGGVAFAERLLTCGSDAEILSAKGVTLRRLASLAEGGYDPHPAAVALGDGSCIGFMPREPAGEVGGYPVVGVINSKAVDLNKCTVEGEGLQEAREGQQAHFTLVCRDSAGEQVTGGGEHISVSVIHQERKSCTVETSVVDNGDGSYSVSYTPQEPGAYSVWACVKAQHVKGSPFLLSVRRKLRRHAGTFHCCSFCSSGGAKEARCGCPGTMPGGFKGCGHSHKGHPGKRHWSCCGSTVERSECLPASVLAAVSPGGRLRTVEL